Proteins encoded by one window of Primulina huaijiensis isolate GDHJ02 chromosome 1, ASM1229523v2, whole genome shotgun sequence:
- the LOC140975606 gene encoding NEP1-interacting protein-like 1, producing MNESMEFYGYPPHSRPPSSLASAAESCLLGSLVNKIKEFVRFAVSAVVGNVFSAILTFFFALVGTLLGAMTGALIGQETESGFVRGASVGAISGAVFSIEVFESSLLLWQSEESGIQCVLYLIDVIASLLSGRLVREQIGPAMLSAVQSQMLAIETTFEEAPNIFDMGGTNGLLEETVKKIPKIRITGDDIADTSGEGVSCSVCLQDFQIGEIVRCLPHCQHLFHLPCIDTWLVRHGSCPMCRRDL from the exons ATGAATGAATCGATGGAGTTTTATGGATACCCACCTCATTCTCGGCCCCCGTCTTCATTAGCATCAGCTGCAGAATCTTGTTTACTTGGTTCTTTGGTGAATAAGATCAAAGAATTCGTTCGATTTGCTGTTTCTGCCGTCGTTGGGAATGTTTTCTCTGCAATTTTAACCTTTTTCTTCGCCTTAG TGGGTACGTTATTAGGAGCCATGACTGGAGCACTTATCGGCCAAGAGACGGAGAGTGGATTTGTGAGAGGGGCTTCGGTTGGTGCCATATCAGGGGCTGTGTTCTCTATCGAGGTCTTTGAATCGTCCCTGCTTCTATGGCAGTCCGAAGAATCTGGGATTCAATGTGTCCTATATCTG ATTGACGTGATAGCAAGCCTTCTGAGTGGTAGACTTGTGCGGGAGCAAATTGGTCCAGCTATGCTTAGTGCCGTGCAAAGTCAG ATGCTAGCCATTGAAACAACATTTGAAGAAGCCCCAAACATTTTTGACATGGGCGGGACGAATGGTTTGTTGGAAGAGACCGTCAAAAAGATTCCAAAGATACGAATTACTGGAGATGACATTGCTGATACTTCTGGGGAGGGAGTCTCTTGTTCGGTCTGCCTTCAG gATTTTCAAATAGGGGAGATCGTGCGATGTTTGCCCCATTGTCAACACTTGTTTCATCTACCTTGCATCGATACCTGGCTGGTAAGACATGGTTCTTGCCCAATGTGCAGAAGAGACCTGTGA
- the LOC140975601 gene encoding ubiquitin-conjugating enzyme E2 10-like has protein sequence MASKRILKELRELQRDPPTSCSAGPVAQDMFHWQATIIGPNESPYAGGVFQVTIHFPPDYPFKPPKVAFRTKVFHPNINNNGNICLDILKDQWSPALTISKVLLSICSLLTDPNPDDPLVPEIANMYKSDKAKYDSMARTWTHKYAMG, from the exons ATGGCTTCAAAAAGAATTCTCAAGGAACTTAGAGAATTGCAAAGAGACCCTCCGACTTCGTGCAGTGCAG GTCCAGTTGCTCAAGACATGTTCCATTGGCAAGCGACAATAATAGGACCAAATGAGAGCCCCTATGCAGGTGGAGTTTTCCAAGTCACTATTCATTTTCCCCCTGATTACCCTTTTAAACCTCCAAAG GTTGCTTTTAGGACAAAAGTGTTCCACCCAAATATTAACAACAATGGGAATATCTGCTTGGACATACTCAAGGATCAATGGAGTCCAGCTCTGACCATATCCAAG GTTTTGCTTTCAATATGCTCTTTGCTTACCGATCCAAATCCAGACGATCCACTGGTACCAGAAATTGCTAACATGTACAAAAGTGACAAAGCAAAGTACGACTCCATGGCCCGCACTTGGACTCACAAATACGCGATGGGCTAA
- the LOC140980240 gene encoding protein FD-like, which translates to MTIQQSPVQGNQCPIPLRCIFPNTINGFPPKITFDDPFISLPLQMWTSPSSSNSIPFSSSSSYAILGNDTNSSNSRLPKPMEEIWNDITLSSLHPGNNSSRGMILQDFFGKDPPHSAVNASPPPPPPTVLSISSSQEQYFNCAPLGLHPRDHRGHVSSHVSPLVLPFEGRVPDQSPGCGNKRFLDLGRNSVDRHHKRMMKNRESAARSRARKQEKNRSSSSLYTKH; encoded by the coding sequence ATGACAATACAGCAATCCCCCGTACAAGGGAACCAGTGTCCTATTCCCCTACGTTGCATCTTTCCAAATACAATCAATGGATTCCCACCTAAAATTACCTTCGATGACCCCTTCATTTCATTGCCTCTCCAAATGTGGACATCTCCTTCCTCTTCAAACTCGATCCCCTTTTCATCTTCCTCTTCCTATGCAATTCTTGGAAATGATACCAATAGTAGTAACTCCAGATTGCCCAAACCTATGGAAGAGATTTGGAATGACATCACCCTTTCTTCTCTTCACCCAGGCAATAATTCCTCTCGTGGGATGATTCTTCAGGATTTTTTTGGTAAAGATCCGCCACACTCCGCCGTGAATGCCTCTCCTCCCCCTCCGCCACCCACTGTTCTCAGCATAAGCTCTAGTCAGGAACAGTACTTTAATTGCGCTCCACTTGGTTTGCATCCTCGAGATCATCGTGGCCACGTTTCAAGTCATGTGTCTCCTCTCGTCTTGCCGTTTGAAGGCCGGGTTCCCGACCAGAGTCCTGGTTGTGGGAATAAGAGGTTCCTTGATTTGGGTAGAAACTCCGTCGACCGCCATCACAAGCGTATGATGAAGAACCGCGAGTCTGCTGCTCGTTCAAGAGCTAGAAAACAGGAAAAAAATCGTTCTTCATCATCTCTTTACACCAAACATTAG
- the LOC140975584 gene encoding aspartyl protease family protein 1 has translation MYPRSTLSPSILLLWLFQFSAARIFTLEMHHRFSDHVKDWSRRTGSGYQAHKWPGKGSVEYYALLVSHDRVLHGRRLSNSDGALTFSDGNSTLRISSLGFLHYTTVTVGTPGMRFLVALDTGSDLFWVPCNCMKCASTDDSPYSSDFELSIYDPDGSTTSQNVTCSNDLCSNHDSCSGTSNNCQYHVSYVSSETSTSGILVEDVLHLRTLENDVDFVKAYVTFGCGQVQTGSFLDIAAPNGLFGLGLEKISVPSILSREGYVSDSFSLCFGYDGTGRINFGDKGSLNQEETPFSMNTFHPIYNVIVTQVRVGTNDLDSNFMALFDSGTSFTYLVDPLYTMLSDSFNSYIRDKQLQPDPRLPFEYCYIMSPNTNTSLIPIMSLVMDGGGQMIVHDPIVVISSPNELVYCLAIVKSQELNIIGQNFMTGYCIVFDREKLVLGWEQFDSLHAGYDAKNSNAFQPEDVNNNSVPPSVSIQEVVPVLEKMMPRFALSRVASDPPYPPNS, from the exons ATGTATCCGCGATCCACATTATCGCCATCAATTTTGCTTTTATGGCTGTTTCAGTTCTCCGCCGCTCGGATTTTCACACTGGAAATGCACCACCGATTTTCCGATCATGTCAAGGATTGGTCTCGACGGACAGGTTCCGGTTATCAGGCGCATAAGTGGCCGGGAAAGGGTAGTGTGGAATACTATGCGCTTTTAGTAAGTCATGATCGCGTGTTGCATGGGAGGAGATTGTCTAATTCAGATGGCGCTCTCACTTTCTCTGATGGCAACTCTACTTTGCGAATCAGCTCTTTAGGATT TTTGCATTATACAACAGTGACGGTTGGGACGCCTGGTATGAGATTTCTTGTGGCCCTTGATACAGGGAGTGATTTATTCTGGGTTCCCTGCAACTGTATGAAATGTGCATCTACAGATGATTCACCTTATAGTTCT GATTTTGAGCTAAGCATATACGATCCAGATGGGTCGACTACAAGCCAAAATGTAACTTGTAGCAATGACCTATGTTCCAATCATGACAGCTGCAGTGGTACCTCTAACAATTGCCAATACCACGTGTCATATGTGTCATCCGAAACTTCGACTTCTGGAATTCTGGTTGAAGATGTCCTACACCTGAGGACATTAGAAAATGATGTAGACTTCGTAAAGGCGTATGTAACATTTGG CTGCGGGCAGGTCCAAACTGGCTCCTTTTTGGATATTGCTGCTCCAAATGGTCTATTTGGTCTAGGTTTGGAGAAAATATCAGTTCCTAGTATCTTGTCAAGAGAAGGTTATGTATCAGATTCTTTCTCCTTGTGTTTCGGGTACGATGGGACAGGGAGGATTAACTTTGGTGATAAGGGTAGCCTCAACCAAGAAGAGACCCCATTCAGTATGAACACATTCCA CCCTATCTACAATGTTATTGTGACTCAAGTTCGTGTGGGAACTAATGACCTTGATTCAAATTTCATGGCACTTTTCGATTCCGGCACATCCTTTACATATCTGGTTGATCCTTTATATACAATGCTTTCAGACAGC TTCAACTCATATATAAGAGATAAGCAGCTTCAACCTGATCCAAGACTCCCTTTTGAATACTGTTATATAATGAG CCCCAACACAAATACAAGTTTGATTCCCATTATGAGCCTTGTAATGGATGGGGGAGGACAGATGATTGTTCATGATCCAATAGTTGTCATCTCAAGTCCT AATGAACTTGTATACTGCTTGGCTATTGTCAAGAGTCAAGAACTTAATATAATTGGGC AAAACTTCATGACTGGATACTGCATTGTTTTTGACCGAGAAAAACTTGTCCTTGGTTGGGAGCAATTTGATT CCCTTCATGCAGGTTATGATGCGAAAAACTCAAATGCTTTTCAACCTGAAGATGTAAACAATAACAGCGTGCCACCATCTGTCTCG ATACAAGAGGTGGTGCCGGTTCTAGAGAAAATGATGCCCCGGTTTGCCCTAAGCCGCGTCGCCTCCGATCCTCCCTACCCACCCAATTCCTGA